The genomic segment CACGCGCTCCACGTTGGCCACGTAGCCTTCGCGCATCAGCAGTCGGGCAAGCTCTTCCTTGAACTTGGAAGCCGGGATGTCGACGCTCTCCTTATAGGTGCGCGTCGCGTTGCGGATGCGCGTGAGCATGTCGGCGATGGGATCACTCAGCATGATTCTCCTCCGGGGGCTGGGCCTGAATGCAGGAGCCCCGGCTGGGGGGAAGCTGCGCCCACGTGTGAGGCAGCTTCCGGAGTCTTCCCAAAGAATGTGGTCCTGCTGGGGCAGGCGCTTCTTCTGTTGGGTCCTGAGCCCTGAACCGGACGATCACTGCCCAAAGGGGGCCAGTTCGTATCCGGCGAGGGGGTGGGGGCGGCGGGCGGTGTTACCAGCTCGCCTTTTTGACGCCGGGGAGTTCCCCACGGTGCGCCAGTTCGCGGATGCAGATGCGGCACATTCCGAAGAACCGGTAGTAGCCACGGGCGCGGCCACAGCGGCTGCACCGGTTGTAGTTCTGCACGGCAAACTTGCTGCCACGCTGCGCCTTCACGACTTTAGAGGTGTTCGCCATGTCAGTCCTTATTTCCGGAAGGGGAGGCCCATGGCCTGCAGGAGCGCCCGGGCTTCCTCGTCGGTCTTCGCGGTGGTCACGATGGTGATGTCCATCCCGCGCACCTTGTCGACCATATCATAGGTAATTTCCGGGAAGATCAGTTGCTCCTTGATACCGAGGTTGTAGTTGCCACGGCCGTCAAAGGCGTTGGGGTTGATCCCGCGGAAGTCACGGATACGGGGCAGGCCGATGTTGATCAGCTTTTCCAAGAACACGTACATGCGCTCGCCGCGCAGCGTGACCTTGATGCCGACTGGCATGCCCTGGCGGAGCTTGAAGTTGGAGATGCTCTTTTTCGCCTTGGTGATGATAGGCTTTTGCAGGGTGATCAGCGCCAGCTCACGGGCCGCCTTGTCGATGGCCTTGGAGTCTTCCTTCGAGGACCCCAGGCCCTCGTTGATCACGATCTTCTCGATGCGCGGCACGGCCATCACGCTGGAGTAGCCGAACTGGCCCATCAGCGCGGGGCGCACCTGCTCGTTGTACTTGGTCTTCAGGGTCTGCATGTCTCTGGCCTCTCTTCGGGCGGGCTGGGTCGCCCGGGTTCACGCGCGGGGGGCGTGGCCCTGAATGTCAGTCGATGACCTTGCCGCTCGCGACCGCGACCCGAACCTTCTTGCCGTCCACGATCTGCTTGCGGATGCGGGTGGCCTTGCCGGTCTCGGGGTCAACCAGCGCGACCTTGCTGGCATGCAGGGCACCTTCACGCTGCTCGATGCCGCCCGTGGGGTTGGTGGCCGAGGGCTTGACGTGCTTGGTCACGAGGTTGACGCCCTCGACGACGACCTTGGCCTCGCGGGGCAGGGCGAGCAGCACCTTGCCGGTCGCGCCGCGGTGCTTGCCGCTGAGCACGACGACGGTGTCGCCCTTCTTCACGTGCAGCTTGTCGCTGTGGTGGCTTCCGGCGCTGGGGCGGGGCATCACAGCACCTCCGGGGCCAGGGACACGATCTTCATGAAGCGGCGGTCGCGCAGTTCGCGGGCAACCGGCCCGAAGACGCGGGTGCCGCGGGGCTCGCCCTGGTTGTTGATGATGACGGCCGCGTTCTTGTCGAAGCGGATGGTGCTGCCGTCGGCACGCTTGATCGCGTGGCTGGTGCGCACGACCACAGCCTTCACCACGTCACCGGACTTGACGGTGCCGCGCGGGGCCGCGTCCTTGACCGACGCCACGATGATGTCGCCGACGTGGGCGTAGCGCTTGTTGCCGCCGCCGCCCGTGGTCAGGCCCTTGCCGCCGATGCCGCTGTTGAGCACGCGAATGCACATCAGTTCGCGCGCGCCGCTGTTGTCCGCCACGTCGAGGCGGGACTGGGGCATGATCATGCGTTACCGCCTTCCGTCTCGACCGCCGTGGTCTCGATGCCGCGCGGGCGCTCGATCAGGCGGGTGACCTTCCAGGTCTTGGTCTTGCTGATGGGGCGCACAGCGAGAATCTCGACGCGGTCCCCAATCCGGTACTCGTTGGTCTCGTCGTGCGCGGCGTACTTCTTGGAGCGCGTCACGATCTTGCCGTACAGCGGGTGCATGAAGCGGCGCTCGACCTTGACGCTCACCGTCTTGTCGGCCTTGTCGCTCACCACGACGCCCGTAAAGGTCTTTTTCATTGGGTGTCTCCTGCGGCGCTCTGGGCCTGGGCCACGCGCTCGGCGCGGCTCTGCTCACCGCGCACAGTGTTGAGCTGCGCCACTTCGCGCCGGAGCTGGCGCACGCGGTGCGGCTGGGCCAGTTGGCCCATCGCCGCCTGGAAACGCAGCTCCATCAGTTCCTTCTTGCGGGCGTCAATCTCGCGGGCGAAATCGGCGTCCGAGAGGTTGCGCATCTCACTGGGCTTCATCGTAGACCTCGCGCTTGACCATCTTGGTCTGGATGGGCAGCTTGTGACCGGCCAGGCGGAAGGCTTCCTTGGCCTGCTCTTCGGTCACGCCAGACACCTCGAACATCACGCGGCCGGGCTTGACCACGCTGACCCAGTACTCCACCGCACCCTTGCCCTTCCCCATTCGGGTTTCGGCGGGCTTCTTGGTGACGGGCTTGTCGGGGAAGATGCGGATGTAGATCTTGCCGCCGCGGCGGAAGTGACGGCTCATCACGATGCGGCACGCCTCGATCTGGTTCGACCGAATCCAGGCGGGTTCCAGGGCGATCAGGCCGTAGTCACCGAACGCGACGTAGTCGCCGCCCTTGGTGTCGCCGGTCATGCGGCCACGGAACTGCTTGCGGTACTTGGTGCGCTTCGGAAGAAGCATCACTCACCTCCGGGACGGCGCCGCGCGGTGGGGCGGCGGCGGTTGGGACGGTCACCCTCAGGACGGCGCTCGTCGTTGCGGCGGGGCGGGCGGGCCAGCGTCTCGGTCTTGCCGCCGATCACTTCGCCGTTGAACACCATCACCTTGATGCCCAGCGAGCCGTAGGTGGTCTCGGCACGGGCGGTGCCGTAGTCGATATCGGCACGCAGGGTGTGCAGGGGCACACGGCCCTCGCGGACGCTCTCGGTGCGGGCCTGCTCGGCGCCACCGAGGCGACCCGACAGCACGATCTTCACGCCACGGGCGCCCGACTCCATCACGCGCTGCGCGGCCTGCTTCATCGCGCGGCGGAAGGCGAAGCGGCGCTCGATCTGCTCCGCAATACGCAGGGCGACCAGCGGGGCGCTGATGTTGGGGTTGGGGATCTCGGCGACGTTCACGGCGACGGTCCCGGCGCTCACGAGGCGCTCGATGTCCCCGCGCAGCTGCTTGATGCTCTCGCCACCCTTGCCGATCACGATGCCGGGCTTA from the Deinococcus sp. NW-56 genome contains:
- a CDS encoding type Z 30S ribosomal protein S14; the encoded protein is MANTSKVVKAQRGSKFAVQNYNRCSRCGRARGYYRFFGMCRICIRELAHRGELPGVKKASW
- the rplE gene encoding 50S ribosomal protein L5; this translates as MQTLKTKYNEQVRPALMGQFGYSSVMAVPRIEKIVINEGLGSSKEDSKAIDKAARELALITLQKPIITKAKKSISNFKLRQGMPVGIKVTLRGERMYVFLEKLINIGLPRIRDFRGINPNAFDGRGNYNLGIKEQLIFPEITYDMVDKVRGMDITIVTTAKTDEEARALLQAMGLPFRK
- the rplX gene encoding 50S ribosomal protein L24, whose amino-acid sequence is MPRPSAGSHHSDKLHVKKGDTVVVLSGKHRGATGKVLLALPREAKVVVEGVNLVTKHVKPSATNPTGGIEQREGALHASKVALVDPETGKATRIRKQIVDGKKVRVAVASGKVID
- the rplN gene encoding 50S ribosomal protein L14, which produces MIMPQSRLDVADNSGARELMCIRVLNSGIGGKGLTTGGGGNKRYAHVGDIIVASVKDAAPRGTVKSGDVVKAVVVRTSHAIKRADGSTIRFDKNAAVIINNQGEPRGTRVFGPVARELRDRRFMKIVSLAPEVL
- the rpsQ gene encoding 30S ribosomal protein S17 is translated as MKKTFTGVVVSDKADKTVSVKVERRFMHPLYGKIVTRSKKYAAHDETNEYRIGDRVEILAVRPISKTKTWKVTRLIERPRGIETTAVETEGGNA
- the rpmC gene encoding 50S ribosomal protein L29, with the translated sequence MKPSEMRNLSDADFAREIDARKKELMELRFQAAMGQLAQPHRVRQLRREVAQLNTVRGEQSRAERVAQAQSAAGDTQ
- the rplP gene encoding 50S ribosomal protein L16; amino-acid sequence: MLLPKRTKYRKQFRGRMTGDTKGGDYVAFGDYGLIALEPAWIRSNQIEACRIVMSRHFRRGGKIYIRIFPDKPVTKKPAETRMGKGKGAVEYWVSVVKPGRVMFEVSGVTEEQAKEAFRLAGHKLPIQTKMVKREVYDEAQ
- the rpsC gene encoding 30S ribosomal protein S3; the protein is MGNKINPNGFRLGITRGWNSRWYAGKKQYAGLLKEDERIRKMVGKKLAAAGIARIEIERAGQQVNVIISAAKPGIVIGKGGESIKQLRGDIERLVSAGTVAVNVAEIPNPNISAPLVALRIAEQIERRFAFRRAMKQAAQRVMESGARGVKIVLSGRLGGAEQARTESVREGRVPLHTLRADIDYGTARAETTYGSLGIKVMVFNGEVIGGKTETLARPPRRNDERRPEGDRPNRRRPTARRRPGGE